A single Ctenopharyngodon idella isolate HZGC_01 chromosome 22, HZGC01, whole genome shotgun sequence DNA region contains:
- the rcc2 gene encoding protein RCC2 homolog: protein MPRKKQTDVSGNGGLKRKRGGGKKKDREFSSDDEFDDFEQENTKKPGKPAAKAGLQPVTVADDVKEKIKLEVPKVKGQLLVFGATNWDLIGRKEVPKQQAAYRNLGQNLWGPHRYGCLNDVQVSCVVSGPCAAHSLIITTEGKLWSWGRNDKGQLGHGDTKRLEAPKLVEGLGEEVIVAAACGRNHTMALTENGTVYTFGENKLGQLGQGNQTDAVLSPATIQYNGQPIVKVACGAEFSMIVDCKGNLYSFGCPEYGQLGHNSDGKFIARAQRIEFDCELIPRRVAIFIEKTKDGQVLPVPNVVARDVACGANHTLVLDSQKRVFSWGFGGYGRLGHAEQKDEMVPRLVKLFDFPGRGATQIYCGYQCSFAVNETGGLFFWGVTNTSRESTMYPKAVQDLCGWKIRSLACGKSSIIIAADDSTISWGPSPTFGELGYGDNKPKSSTTAQEVKTLDGVYSEQVVMGYSHSLVIARQDTEQEKEKLKKLPEYNPRTL from the exons ATGCCACGCAAGAAGCAGACAGATGTGTCTGGGAACGGTGGACTGAAGAGGAAAAGAGGTGGTGGAAAGAAAAAGGACAGGGAGTTTAGCAGTGATGATGAGTTTGATGACTTTGAAcaagaaaacacaaagaaacCTGGGAAACCAGCGGCTAAAGCGGGTCTGCAGCCAGTCACTGTGGCTGATGATGTGAAGGAGAAGATT AAACTTGAGGTTCCCAAAGTTAAAGGTCAGCTGCTAGTTTTTGGAGCCACCAACTGGGACCTGATTGGCAGAAAAGAAGTGCCAAAACAGCAAG CTGCTTATAGGAACCTTGGGCAGAATCTGTGGGGTCCCCACCGCTATGGATGTCTCAATGATGTCCAGGTTAGCTGTGTGGTGTCTGGTCCCTGTGCTGCCCACAGTCTCATCATCACCACAGAGGGCAAACTCTGGAGCTGGG GTCGTAATGATAAAGGGCAGCTGGGTCATGGAGACACTAAACGATTGGAGGCTCCAAAACTAGTTGAGGGCCTGGGGGAGGAAGTGATTGTAGCAGCTGCTTGTGGTAGAAACCACACCATGGCTTTAACAG AAAATGGTACTGTCTACACCTTTGGAgaaaacaaactgggtcagctAGGTCAGGGCAATCAGACAGATGCTGTGCTCAGCCCTGCTACA ATCCAGTACAACGGGCAGCCAATAGTCAAAGTAGCCTGTGGTGCAGAGTTCAGTATGATTGTGGACTGCAAGGGGAACCTTTATTCTTTTGGTTGCCCTGAATACGGCCAACTTG GGCATAACTCAGATGGAAAGTTCATCGCTCGTGCCCAGCGCATTGAGTTTGACTGCGAGCTGATCCCTAGACGGGTGGCCATTTTCATTGAGAAGACCAAGGATGGCCAAGTGCTTCCTGTGCCCAATGTCGTGGCTCGGGATGTAGCATGTGGTGCCAATCACACG CTGGTGTTGGATTCCCAAAAGCGTGTTTTCTCATGGGGATTTGGGGGATATGGCCGACTAGGCCATGCCGAACAGAAAGACGAAATGGTCCCGCGATTAGTCAAGCTCTTTGACTTCCCAGGCCGTGGAGCAACTCAAATATACTGTGGCTACCAGTGTTCCTTTGCTGTGAATGAAACGG GTGGTCTGTTTTTCTGGGGAGTGACAAATACGTCCCGTGAGTCCACCATGTACCCCAAAGCTGTGCAGGATCTTTGCGGATGGAAGATTCGCAGTCTTGCCTGTGG GAAGAGCAGTATTATCATTGCAGCTGATGATAGCACCATTAGCTGGGGACCATCGCCCACATTTGGAGAGCTG GGCTATGGTGACAACAAACCCAAGTCCTCCACCACTGCTCAAGAGGTCAAAACTCTGGATGGAGTGTATTCAGAACAG GTGGTGATGGGCTATTCACACTCTCTGGTTATTGCCCGACAAGACACAGAGCAGGAGAAGGAAAAGCTCAAGAAGCTACCCGAATACAACCCGCGAACACTCTGA
- the LOC127504464 gene encoding 60S ribosomal protein L22-like, translated as MAPVRKQQSSKGGKKKKQVLKFTLDCTHPVEDGIMDAANFEQFLQERIKVNGKAGNLGGGVITIERSKSKITVSSEVPFSKRYLKYLTKKYLKKNNLRDWLRVVANTKESYELRYFQINQDEEEEEDED; from the exons ATGGCGCCTGTT AGGAAGCAGCAGAGCTCTAAAGGTGgaaagaagaagaagcaggTCCTGAAGTTCACGCTGGACTGCACGCATCCCGTTGAAGATGGTATTATGGATGCTGCCAACTTT GAGCAGTTCCTACAGGAGCGCATCAAAGTCAACGGTAAAGCAGGAAACCTGGGAGGTGGAGTTATCACCATTGAAAGAAGCAAGAGCAAAATCACAGTTTCTTCTGAGGTGCCCTTCTCCAAAAG GTACCTGAAGTATCTCACAAAGAAATACTTAAAGAAGAACAATCTCAGAGACTGGTTGCGTGTTGTAGCTAACACTAAAGAAAGCTATGAACTTCGCTACTTCCAGATCAACCAAGatgaggaagaagaggaggatgaggattaa